One genomic window of Thalassolituus hydrocarboniclasticus includes the following:
- a CDS encoding LysR family transcriptional regulator — MLDIKHLRTLAALRDGGTLVEAARRMHLTQSALSHQLKDLEERLGVSLFLRKTKPLRFTRAGLELLQLADDVLPLLRQSERNLQKMAGGHSGRLHMVIECHSCFDWLMPAINSFRDHWPEVEIDLSTSFHFEPIPALIRGDVDLVVTSDPGPHNEIYYQPLFRYQSVLAVANQHPLAQQDCIQPTDLSSETLIHYPVDRNRLDVFEHFLSPSGIEPRATRQTELTLMMVQLVASGRGVACLPNWALQPYIDANLVAARPLGKEGVWPTLYAAVRKDQQDSAYIQDFFQQALETCFRHLPGILPVS; from the coding sequence ATGCTCGATATCAAACACCTGCGTACTCTTGCAGCCCTGCGTGATGGCGGCACTCTGGTAGAAGCAGCCAGACGCATGCACCTGACCCAGTCAGCGCTCTCCCACCAGCTGAAAGATCTGGAAGAGCGCCTGGGTGTCTCCTTGTTTCTGCGCAAAACCAAACCTTTACGTTTTACCCGCGCCGGGCTGGAGCTGTTGCAACTGGCCGACGACGTACTGCCGCTGCTGCGCCAGTCTGAGCGTAACCTGCAGAAAATGGCCGGCGGGCATAGTGGCCGCCTGCATATGGTGATCGAGTGCCACAGCTGTTTTGACTGGCTGATGCCAGCCATCAACAGCTTCCGTGATCACTGGCCTGAGGTTGAGATTGACCTCAGCACCAGTTTTCACTTCGAGCCCATCCCCGCCTTAATCCGCGGGGACGTCGATCTGGTGGTAACGTCCGATCCGGGACCGCATAACGAAATTTATTATCAGCCCTTGTTCCGCTACCAGTCGGTTCTGGCGGTCGCCAACCAGCACCCACTGGCCCAGCAGGACTGCATCCAGCCCACAGATCTGAGTTCCGAAACCCTGATTCACTATCCGGTCGACCGCAACCGGCTGGATGTGTTTGAACACTTTCTCTCCCCCAGCGGCATTGAGCCACGGGCGACCCGCCAAACCGAGTTAACGCTGATGATGGTGCAACTGGTTGCCAGCGGACGGGGCGTCGCCTGCCTGCCAAACTGGGCACTGCAGCCGTATATCGATGCTAATCTGGTTGCTGCCCGGCCACTGGGCAAAGAAGGGGTATGGCCAACACTGTATGCGGCGGTGCGTAAAGATCAGCAGGACAGCGCCTACATTCAGGATTTTTTCCAGCAAGCGCTGGAGACCTGCTTCCGCCACTTACCGGGAATTCTTCCGGTAAGCTAA
- the nrdA gene encoding class 1a ribonucleoside-diphosphate reductase subunit alpha gives MNSELKVTKRDGTQEPLNLDKIHKVVTWAAEGLDNVSVSEVELKAHLQFFDGIQTSEIHETLIKAAADLISEETPDYQYLAARLNIFHLRKKAYGRFEPPALLDHVKRMVESERYDRHLLEDYTAEEITAMDAFIDHSRDLTFSYAAVKQLEGKYLVQNRVTGEVYESAQFLYVLIAACLFAGYDKERRLEYIRRFYDAVSTFKLSLPTPIMAGVRTPTRQFSSCVLIEAGDSLDSINATASAIVKYVSQRAGIGINGGRIRALGSPIRGGEAFHTGCIPFYKHFQTAVKSCSQGGVRGGAATLFYPMWHYEVENLLVLKNNRGVEENRVRHLDYGVQINKLMYERLIKNGNITLFSPSDVPGLYDAFFEDQELFEQLYVKYEQQDGIRKKTLKAVDLFSSMMQERASTGRIYIQNVDHCNTHSPFNPKLAPVRQSNLCLEIALPTKPLKDVNDDSGEIALCTLAAFNLGTLNNLDELEELADLIVRALDSLLSYQDYPVPAAKRASLSRRTLGVGVINYAYYLAKNGVKYSDGSANGLTHRAFEAMQYWLLKASNNLAKEQGACEAFSDTTYAQGILPIDSYKKEVDKFCEEPLQYDWEGLRKDILAHGLRNSTLSALMPSETSSQISNATNGIEPPRGYISVKQSKDGILKQVVPEFERLKKNYELLWQIPNNNGYLQLVGIMQKFVDQAISANTNYDPSRFEGGKVPMQQLLKDLLTAYKNGLKTLYYHNTRDGMEDPQKDAVIEEDDDCAGGACKI, from the coding sequence ATGAACAGCGAGCTAAAAGTCACCAAGCGTGACGGCACCCAGGAACCGTTAAATCTGGATAAAATCCACAAAGTAGTCACCTGGGCTGCCGAAGGTCTTGATAACGTATCGGTGTCTGAAGTGGAGCTGAAAGCCCACCTGCAGTTTTTCGACGGCATCCAGACGTCTGAAATTCACGAAACCCTGATCAAAGCCGCCGCCGATCTGATTTCTGAAGAAACACCTGACTATCAGTACCTGGCCGCACGCCTGAATATTTTCCATCTGCGTAAAAAGGCCTACGGCCGTTTTGAGCCACCGGCCCTGCTTGATCATGTGAAGCGCATGGTTGAGTCCGAGCGTTATGACCGTCATCTGCTCGAAGATTACACCGCTGAAGAAATCACAGCGATGGACGCCTTTATTGATCACAGTCGCGACCTGACCTTCAGCTATGCCGCGGTTAAGCAGCTGGAAGGCAAATACCTGGTACAGAACCGTGTCACAGGCGAAGTCTATGAAAGTGCTCAGTTCCTCTACGTGCTGATCGCCGCCTGCCTGTTTGCCGGCTACGACAAAGAGCGTCGTCTGGAATACATTCGTCGTTTCTACGATGCGGTATCTACCTTCAAACTGTCACTGCCAACGCCGATCATGGCCGGTGTCCGTACTCCGACCCGTCAGTTCAGCTCCTGTGTACTGATCGAAGCCGGTGACAGCCTGGATTCCATCAACGCCACCGCCAGTGCCATTGTTAAGTATGTATCCCAGCGTGCCGGTATTGGCATCAATGGCGGCCGCATCCGTGCCCTTGGCAGCCCGATCCGTGGTGGTGAAGCTTTCCACACCGGTTGTATCCCGTTCTACAAACACTTCCAGACCGCCGTTAAATCCTGCTCACAGGGCGGTGTACGCGGTGGTGCCGCTACCCTGTTCTACCCGATGTGGCACTACGAAGTTGAAAACCTGCTGGTGCTGAAAAACAACCGCGGTGTTGAAGAAAACCGTGTACGTCATCTCGACTACGGCGTACAGATCAACAAGCTGATGTACGAGCGTCTGATCAAGAACGGTAATATCACGCTGTTCTCACCATCGGATGTTCCGGGCCTGTATGACGCCTTCTTCGAAGATCAGGAACTGTTTGAGCAACTCTACGTTAAATACGAGCAGCAGGACGGTATCCGTAAGAAAACCCTGAAAGCGGTCGATCTGTTCTCCAGCATGATGCAGGAACGCGCCAGCACCGGCCGTATCTACATTCAGAACGTTGACCACTGTAATACCCACAGCCCGTTCAATCCGAAACTGGCTCCGGTGCGTCAGTCCAACCTGTGTCTGGAAATTGCGCTGCCAACCAAGCCGCTGAAAGACGTGAACGATGATTCCGGTGAAATCGCGCTCTGTACTCTGGCCGCATTTAACCTCGGCACACTGAACAACCTGGATGAGCTGGAAGAACTGGCTGACCTGATCGTGCGTGCCCTCGACAGCCTGCTGAGCTATCAGGATTACCCGGTTCCGGCCGCCAAACGCGCCAGCCTGAGCCGCCGCACCCTGGGTGTGGGTGTGATCAACTACGCCTACTATCTGGCGAAAAACGGTGTGAAATATTCCGACGGCAGTGCCAACGGCCTGACTCACCGCGCTTTTGAAGCCATGCAGTACTGGTTGCTGAAAGCATCCAACAATCTGGCCAAAGAACAGGGTGCCTGCGAAGCCTTCAGCGACACCACCTATGCCCAGGGTATCCTGCCGATCGACAGCTACAAGAAAGAAGTCGATAAGTTCTGTGAAGAACCGCTGCAGTACGACTGGGAAGGTCTGCGCAAAGATATTCTGGCCCACGGCCTGCGTAACTCAACGCTGTCTGCCCTGATGCCATCCGAAACCTCCTCGCAGATCAGTAACGCGACCAATGGTATCGAACCGCCGCGCGGATATATCAGCGTGAAGCAGAGCAAAGATGGTATCCTCAAGCAGGTTGTTCCTGAGTTTGAGCGCCTGAAGAAAAACTACGAGTTGTTATGGCAGATTCCGAACAACAATGGCTACCTGCAGCTGGTCGGTATCATGCAGAAATTCGTCGATCAGGCGATCTCCGCGAACACAAACTACGACCCGTCACGTTTTGAAGGTGGCAAGGTTCCGATGCAACAACTGCTGAAAGACCTGCTGACCGCGTACAAAAACGGCCTTAAGACGCTCTATTACCATAACACCCGCGATGGTATGGAAGATCCGCAGAAAGACGCTGTGATCGAAGAAGACGATGACTGCGCAGGCGGCGCGTGTAAGATTTAA
- a CDS encoding AraC family transcriptional regulator, with translation MNTLHHNADKTVSILWIKALLQGAELQGIAAAPLLQAADISHEQLNTSYARVSLQQTLKMWRAAEALCPVNDFGLLLGELVKPSHFQLFALTLMHSPDLGAAFEKSMRYTRLLSDGGRYFLQQNEQEAAVCYEPQEDNFSRHQVDAVLVLLRSFASWLACKPVALLRVEFRHEQPEDLSNYQRIFAAPLHFGAPRNALVFAPDIMAEPLALGDEKLAQMHEQMLEEQLSLLQQPDTAGLVQYFLRNSPDLSVDRDLLAQRLHMSGRTLQRKLQDNQTSFQQLLDEERQRRALILLTTTTWPLTRISEQLGFSESSTFTRAFKRWEGMTPLEYRQQFRSAGT, from the coding sequence ATGAACACACTACACCATAACGCGGACAAAACAGTATCCATCCTTTGGATAAAAGCACTCCTGCAGGGCGCTGAATTGCAGGGGATTGCGGCCGCTCCGTTGTTACAGGCGGCTGATATCAGTCATGAGCAGCTGAACACGTCTTATGCCAGGGTTTCTCTGCAACAAACATTGAAAATGTGGCGCGCCGCCGAAGCTTTGTGTCCCGTGAATGATTTTGGTTTGCTGCTGGGAGAGTTGGTGAAACCATCCCATTTTCAGCTGTTTGCCCTGACATTAATGCACAGTCCTGATCTTGGTGCGGCATTTGAAAAATCGATGCGCTACACCCGTCTTCTCAGCGATGGCGGACGCTATTTTCTGCAGCAGAACGAGCAGGAAGCGGCGGTTTGCTACGAACCTCAGGAGGATAATTTCAGCCGCCATCAGGTTGATGCAGTGTTGGTTTTATTGCGCAGCTTTGCCAGCTGGCTGGCGTGTAAACCGGTTGCTCTGTTGCGCGTGGAATTCCGTCATGAGCAGCCTGAGGACCTGAGTAATTACCAGCGAATTTTTGCAGCCCCCCTGCACTTCGGGGCACCGCGAAATGCGTTGGTATTTGCACCGGACATCATGGCTGAGCCGTTGGCTCTGGGAGATGAAAAACTGGCGCAGATGCATGAGCAGATGCTGGAAGAACAACTGTCATTACTGCAACAGCCCGATACCGCAGGGCTGGTGCAGTATTTTCTGCGTAACAGCCCCGATTTATCGGTCGACCGCGATTTGCTGGCGCAGCGGCTGCACATGAGCGGCAGAACCCTGCAGCGCAAACTGCAGGATAATCAGACAAGCTTTCAGCAGTTGCTGGACGAGGAACGCCAGCGGCGGGCATTGATTCTGCTGACAACGACCACCTGGCCTCTTACCCGCATCAGCGAGCAGCTGGGGTTTTCCGAAAGCAGCACTTTTACCCGTGCTTTTAAACGCTGGGAAGGGATGACCCCGCTGGAGTACCGCCAGCAGTTCAGATCCGCCGGCACTTAG
- the nrdB gene encoding class Ia ribonucleoside-diphosphate reductase subunit beta, whose amino-acid sequence MAYTTFNRNEFDTFSQPMFFGEQVNVARYDQQKHKIFENLIEKQLSFFWRPEEVDLTNDRKDFLDLPEHEKHIFVSNLKYQTLLDSVQGRSPNIALLPVVSLPELETWIETWSFSETIHSRSYTHIVRNIVPNPAQIFDDITRNEHITRRAISVTEYYDSFINLSNYYIQLGEGTHQVNGETIEVTLHELKRRMYLMMVSVNVLEAIRFYVSFACSFAFAERAKMEGNAKIIKLIARDEALHLTGTQHILQIMAKGKDDPEFATIAEECRDDVVRIFSEAAQQEKEWAEYLFKDGSMIGLNKDILCQYVEYITNQRIAALGFDPVFPPRNNPLPWINAWLNSDNVQVAPQEAEISSYLVGAIDSEVDTADLGDFDL is encoded by the coding sequence ATGGCCTATACCACATTTAACCGCAACGAATTTGATACCTTTTCCCAGCCGATGTTTTTTGGCGAACAGGTCAACGTGGCGCGCTACGATCAGCAAAAACACAAGATTTTTGAAAATCTGATCGAAAAACAACTGTCTTTCTTCTGGCGTCCGGAAGAGGTCGATCTGACCAATGACCGCAAGGATTTCCTTGATCTGCCGGAACACGAAAAGCACATTTTCGTCAGCAACCTGAAGTATCAGACGCTGCTGGATTCCGTTCAGGGCCGCTCACCAAACATCGCCCTGCTGCCGGTGGTATCCCTGCCGGAACTGGAAACCTGGATTGAAACCTGGTCATTCAGCGAGACCATTCACAGCCGTTCGTACACTCATATCGTGCGTAACATCGTGCCAAACCCGGCGCAGATTTTTGACGATATCACCCGTAACGAGCACATCACCCGCCGTGCTATCTCGGTTACCGAGTACTACGACAGCTTTATCAATCTGAGCAATTACTACATCCAGCTGGGTGAGGGTACGCATCAGGTAAATGGCGAAACCATTGAAGTTACGCTGCACGAGCTGAAGCGCCGCATGTATCTGATGATGGTGTCAGTAAACGTACTTGAAGCCATCCGTTTTTACGTCAGCTTTGCCTGCTCTTTTGCCTTCGCCGAACGCGCCAAAATGGAAGGCAACGCCAAGATCATCAAGCTGATTGCCCGTGATGAAGCCCTGCACCTGACCGGCACTCAGCACATTCTGCAGATCATGGCCAAAGGCAAAGACGATCCGGAGTTTGCCACCATCGCCGAAGAATGCCGCGATGACGTTGTACGCATTTTCAGCGAAGCCGCACAGCAGGAAAAAGAGTGGGCCGAATATCTGTTCAAAGATGGTTCCATGATCGGTCTGAACAAAGACATTCTGTGTCAGTACGTTGAGTACATTACCAACCAGCGTATTGCAGCTCTGGGTTTTGATCCTGTCTTCCCGCCGCGCAACAACCCTCTGCCATGGATTAATGCCTGGCTGAACAGCGATAACGTTCAGGTCGCTCCACAGGAAGCTGAAATCAGCTCCTACCTGGTAGGCGCTATCGACAGTGAAGTGGATACCGCTGACCTGGGTGATTTTGATCTCTGA
- the bcp gene encoding thioredoxin-dependent thiol peroxidase, translating into MSLNFPPLEQPAPDFTTVDQNGNNVTLSALKGKNVVLYFYPKAMTPGCTVQACGIRDTRSEYDALNTVVLGISPDAPARLQKFIEKYDLNFDLLSDEDHSIAEQYGVWGLKKFMGKEFMGIHRVTFIIDAAGKLRHVMAKVKTKSHHDDVMEILKTL; encoded by the coding sequence ATGAGTCTGAACTTCCCGCCACTGGAGCAGCCTGCTCCGGACTTCACCACTGTGGATCAGAACGGCAATAACGTTACGCTGAGCGCGCTGAAAGGCAAAAACGTTGTGCTGTATTTTTACCCGAAAGCCATGACCCCCGGCTGTACAGTTCAGGCCTGTGGTATCCGTGATACCCGCAGCGAATACGACGCACTGAATACTGTGGTTCTCGGCATCAGCCCGGATGCTCCTGCACGCCTGCAAAAATTTATCGAAAAATACGATCTGAATTTTGATCTGCTGTCCGACGAAGACCACAGCATTGCTGAACAATATGGCGTCTGGGGCCTGAAAAAATTTATGGGCAAAGAATTTATGGGTATCCACCGCGTAACTTTTATTATTGATGCCGCCGGAAAGCTTCGTCATGTTATGGCCAAGGTCAAAACCAAGAGCCACCACGATGATGTGATGGAAATTCTGAAAACGCTCTGA
- the yfaE gene encoding class I ribonucleotide reductase maintenance protein YfaE, which produces MKKLPETPDNDFELTGDNRPDSNFELEALQPEAEQPAPLQAELFLPESNPEQPEASPQIEFDGMQKPLFSVLLDDGREVHFQHATTLLDSLEAQDVAVHYQCREGYCGSCRVQLLEGDVHYAEEPMAWLNEGDILPCCCIPKSDIKIKL; this is translated from the coding sequence TTGAAAAAACTGCCTGAAACCCCGGACAACGATTTCGAACTGACCGGGGACAATCGGCCCGACAGCAATTTCGAACTCGAAGCCCTGCAACCTGAAGCTGAGCAACCTGCTCCGCTTCAGGCTGAGCTGTTTTTGCCGGAAAGCAATCCGGAGCAACCGGAAGCCAGTCCGCAGATCGAATTCGATGGCATGCAAAAGCCGCTGTTCAGTGTATTGCTGGACGATGGCCGTGAAGTTCACTTTCAGCACGCGACAACCCTGCTGGACTCGCTCGAAGCCCAGGACGTTGCCGTACATTATCAGTGCCGCGAAGGCTACTGTGGCAGCTGCCGGGTACAGCTGCTGGAGGGCGATGTTCATTACGCCGAAGAGCCGATGGCCTGGCTGAACGAGGGCGATATTCTGCCCTGCTGCTGCATTCCCAAAAGCGATATCAAAATTAAGCTGTAA
- a CDS encoding DUF962 domain-containing protein: MSKKTADQWFEEYGASHQNPLNKLIHWICVPLIFIVIMGLLWEIPVPAAFTQVPYLNWATLSAIVVVGFYVRMSFSLSIGLTAFTIATYALLAWFEQQNLAPLWAVCSISFVVLWVFQFIGHYVEGKKPSFFKDIQFLLIGPAWLMGFIYRKLGIPYS; this comes from the coding sequence ATGAGCAAAAAAACAGCCGATCAATGGTTTGAAGAATATGGTGCCAGCCACCAGAACCCGCTGAACAAACTGATCCACTGGATCTGTGTACCACTGATTTTTATTGTCATTATGGGACTGCTGTGGGAGATACCGGTACCAGCAGCATTTACGCAGGTACCCTACCTGAACTGGGCCACTCTGTCAGCGATTGTCGTAGTCGGGTTTTATGTCAGAATGTCGTTCAGTCTGTCGATCGGCCTGACCGCATTTACCATTGCCACCTACGCCCTGCTTGCCTGGTTTGAACAGCAGAATCTGGCACCGCTGTGGGCTGTCTGCTCGATCAGTTTCGTGGTGCTGTGGGTATTCCAGTTTATTGGTCACTATGTCGAAGGTAAAAAACCATCATTCTTTAAAGACATACAGTTTCTGCTGATCGGGCCTGCATGGCTGATGGGCTTTATCTACCGCAAGCTGGGCATTCCGTACTCCTGA
- a CDS encoding ATP-binding protein encodes MQLVNFVRSAQFNEDMVGGSVALLAQRLRQDPGALAELSARFDADIRILPLAEGPVDEYQQNRLARGQLLVDTTNEGRTARLLYQMSESELLDVQLSTVTEVQAQASAYLLLEDWQRSGESIEAFIKRMQPRFGFPLSVVEIDKLFLSDSDFARMQYGDVLVRISIEGQQAEALAKLPGQPRALRLGPIDAFNPYSWQAIFVITAIGIMLLGLGVYWVVNSFEIRLRKLEQATSRLAQGHLSARVAISGTDPVSRLGQAFNKMAEHIQRLISIQREMVRAVSHELRTPVARIRFGLQIIEDSVDDAYVSKQLTGMDSDIQELDELIDEILTYARLEEGGPLLDFQKVNVADIAVQVVEEARPPAHVSVSYAGASPENAHYAEVEPRYIHRAIQNLVGNAGRYASSRVRVCCTIGTDTCRVDVEDDGPGIPEEDWDRVFTAFARLDDSRTRSSGGYGLGLSIVRRIAYWHGGRAMVSRSETLGGAKFSLIWPRRHHE; translated from the coding sequence TTGCAGCTCGTTAACTTTGTGCGCAGCGCGCAATTCAATGAAGACATGGTCGGCGGCAGTGTTGCGCTGCTTGCCCAGCGGCTGCGTCAGGACCCCGGGGCATTGGCTGAGCTGTCGGCACGTTTTGATGCTGATATCCGCATTCTGCCCTTGGCCGAAGGCCCGGTGGATGAATATCAGCAGAATCGTCTGGCCCGCGGGCAGTTGCTGGTCGATACCACCAATGAAGGCCGTACTGCGCGTCTGCTGTATCAGATGTCAGAGTCTGAATTACTCGATGTACAGCTCAGTACGGTGACTGAAGTTCAGGCACAGGCCTCGGCCTATCTGTTACTCGAAGACTGGCAACGCTCCGGAGAGAGCATCGAAGCCTTTATCAAACGTATGCAGCCGCGTTTTGGTTTTCCGTTGTCGGTGGTGGAGATCGACAAACTCTTCCTGTCAGATTCTGATTTTGCGCGGATGCAGTACGGTGATGTACTGGTGAGAATTTCCATTGAGGGTCAGCAGGCTGAAGCTCTGGCTAAGCTGCCAGGGCAGCCCCGGGCGTTGCGGCTCGGGCCTATTGATGCGTTTAACCCCTACTCCTGGCAGGCTATCTTCGTCATTACAGCCATTGGCATCATGTTGCTGGGTCTTGGTGTTTACTGGGTTGTGAACTCATTTGAGATCCGCTTGCGTAAACTGGAACAGGCCACCAGTCGTCTGGCGCAGGGGCATCTGAGTGCGCGGGTTGCGATTTCCGGTACCGATCCGGTCAGTCGTCTCGGTCAGGCGTTTAATAAAATGGCAGAGCACATTCAGCGTCTGATCTCTATTCAGCGTGAGATGGTGCGTGCGGTATCCCATGAATTACGTACCCCGGTGGCCCGTATCCGTTTTGGCTTACAGATCATCGAAGACAGTGTCGACGATGCCTACGTCAGCAAACAGCTGACGGGTATGGATTCGGATATTCAGGAACTGGATGAGTTGATTGATGAAATCCTGACGTACGCGCGTCTTGAGGAAGGCGGCCCATTACTGGATTTCCAGAAGGTTAATGTGGCTGACATTGCGGTTCAGGTCGTCGAAGAAGCCCGGCCGCCAGCTCATGTCAGTGTCAGCTATGCCGGTGCTTCCCCTGAGAATGCTCACTACGCCGAGGTGGAGCCGCGCTATATCCATCGTGCCATTCAAAATCTGGTGGGTAATGCCGGGCGCTATGCGAGCTCCCGTGTGCGGGTATGCTGCACCATTGGTACCGATACCTGTCGTGTCGATGTTGAGGATGATGGCCCCGGAATTCCGGAAGAAGACTGGGATCGCGTATTCACCGCTTTTGCCCGTCTGGATGACAGCCGTACGCGCAGTTCCGGTGGTTATGGCCTGGGGTTGTCGATTGTTCGCCGTATCGCATACTGGCATGGCGGGCGGGCGATGGTCAGCCGCAGTGAAACTCTGGGGGGGGCCAAGTTCAGTCTGATCTGGCCGCGCCGGCATCATGAATAA
- a CDS encoding response regulator has product MLKQENGQSLEENWRILIVEDDERLATLTKDYLESNGLKVAVEGDGSRAIERIKTEQPDLVVLDLMLPGEDGLAVCRIVRPYYKGPILMLTARTEDLDQVLGLEMGADDYVAKPVRPRVLLARIRALLRRVKEVPEEQVVEGGSDNRLTFGNLVVDNAMREAWLEGKSIDLTSAEFDLLWLLSSSAGRVLTREEIFHQLRGIEYDGQDRSIDVRVSRIRPKVGDDPMNPKRIKTVRSKGYLFVKEI; this is encoded by the coding sequence ATGTTGAAGCAAGAAAATGGTCAAAGCCTTGAAGAAAACTGGCGCATTCTCATCGTTGAAGATGACGAACGCCTGGCGACTCTTACCAAGGATTATCTCGAAAGTAACGGTCTGAAAGTCGCGGTTGAAGGTGACGGCAGTCGTGCCATTGAACGTATTAAAACGGAGCAGCCTGACCTTGTTGTCCTGGATCTGATGTTGCCGGGTGAAGATGGCCTGGCGGTATGCCGTATTGTCCGTCCTTACTACAAAGGCCCGATTCTGATGCTGACCGCCCGTACCGAAGATCTCGATCAGGTACTGGGGCTGGAAATGGGGGCGGACGATTATGTTGCCAAACCGGTTCGCCCGCGTGTCTTGCTGGCCCGCATCCGCGCCTTATTGCGCCGGGTTAAGGAAGTACCGGAAGAACAGGTTGTTGAAGGCGGTTCTGATAACCGTCTGACCTTTGGCAATCTGGTTGTCGATAACGCCATGCGTGAAGCCTGGCTCGAAGGCAAGAGTATTGATCTGACCAGTGCCGAATTTGATCTGCTGTGGTTATTGAGCAGCAGTGCCGGACGTGTACTGACCCGGGAAGAAATCTTCCATCAGTTGCGGGGTATTGAATATGACGGCCAGGATCGTTCCATTGACGTAAGGGTGTCACGTATCCGTCCTAAGGTGGGCGATGATCCGATGAATCCCAAGCGTATCAAAACCGTACGCAGTAAAGGCTACCTGTTCGTTAAAGAAATCTGA
- a CDS encoding methyl-accepting chemotaxis protein: protein MRNNQPVTQREISLPADNHLVSSTNLKGIITHCNDHFIRISGFTREELHGSPHNLVRHPDMPTAAFADLWNTVKAGQHWMGIVKNRAKNGDHYWVDAYVTPLYEGDQIVGYESVRIAPSRDQISRAEKAYKLLNSGKNPLRRWGALRTMLPHLAPWLVAAGSALYWSDSLLLQGAVGLSAVYSLLRQYQQLEAFTRYGQDVINNRLMAWIYTGRDDAHGQLAFAQHAMRRRLQTVLVRIADNTSSLVSATSNTLSLSQNTLERVRRQHSYTQQVEKVSTDIQHTALQLNENNQQSQQASQQAVGNATSGENDIKVMMTQTEALQVELKGTAEAISRLASETQGVDRFLQAISDIAEQTNLLALNAAIEAARAGEQGRGFAVVADEVRNLAQRTQESAAEIQLIVTGLNEHSGQAVEAMNKGQNSTEQTLERARQVNGVFSTIRHELSEIQAMTSANSRSASEQNLAADQIRDHLTQLESLAQEAEQLANSMNDECEQLAQLMDDQNRIIQRFQQSL, encoded by the coding sequence ATGCGTAATAACCAGCCAGTAACCCAACGTGAAATATCTTTACCTGCCGATAACCATCTGGTGTCGTCGACAAACCTGAAAGGTATTATCACCCACTGTAACGACCACTTTATCCGCATCAGTGGCTTCACCCGGGAAGAGCTGCATGGCAGTCCGCACAATCTGGTTCGCCACCCGGATATGCCAACAGCGGCATTTGCTGATTTGTGGAATACCGTTAAAGCCGGCCAGCACTGGATGGGGATCGTTAAAAACCGTGCTAAAAATGGTGATCATTACTGGGTCGACGCCTACGTAACCCCCCTGTACGAAGGTGACCAGATTGTCGGCTATGAATCCGTACGTATTGCCCCCAGCCGCGATCAGATCAGCCGTGCCGAAAAAGCCTATAAACTGCTGAACAGCGGTAAAAATCCACTGCGACGCTGGGGCGCATTGCGGACCATGCTGCCCCATCTTGCCCCATGGCTGGTTGCCGCAGGCTCGGCACTCTATTGGTCGGACAGTTTACTGCTGCAGGGGGCTGTAGGCCTGAGTGCTGTTTATAGCCTGTTGCGTCAGTATCAGCAGCTGGAAGCCTTTACCCGCTATGGACAGGATGTTATCAACAACCGCCTGATGGCCTGGATTTACACCGGGCGTGACGATGCCCATGGGCAGCTGGCGTTTGCCCAGCACGCTATGCGCCGTCGCCTGCAAACCGTATTGGTACGAATAGCCGACAACACCAGCTCACTGGTCAGTGCCACCAGCAACACCCTGAGTCTGTCGCAGAATACGCTGGAGCGCGTCCGCCGTCAGCACAGCTATACGCAGCAGGTGGAAAAGGTCAGTACCGATATCCAGCACACCGCCTTACAACTCAACGAAAACAACCAGCAATCGCAACAGGCCAGTCAGCAGGCTGTAGGTAATGCCACTTCCGGTGAGAACGACATCAAAGTAATGATGACCCAGACCGAAGCTCTGCAGGTAGAACTGAAAGGCACGGCCGAAGCCATCAGCCGGCTGGCAAGCGAAACCCAGGGCGTTGACCGCTTTCTGCAAGCCATCAGCGATATTGCCGAGCAGACCAATTTACTCGCCCTGAACGCCGCGATCGAAGCGGCCCGTGCCGGGGAGCAAGGGCGCGGATTTGCGGTAGTTGCTGATGAAGTCCGCAACCTGGCACAACGCACTCAGGAGTCCGCTGCCGAAATTCAGCTGATCGTAACCGGCCTGAATGAGCACAGCGGTCAGGCTGTGGAGGCAATGAATAAGGGGCAAAATTCGACCGAGCAGACTCTGGAGCGGGCCCGTCAGGTGAATGGCGTGTTCTCCACCATCCGTCATGAGCTCAGTGAAATTCAGGCGATGACCAGCGCCAACTCGCGTTCCGCCTCGGAGCAGAATCTGGCAGCCGACCAGATCCGTGATCATCTCACGCAGCTGGAAAGTCTGGCACAGGAAGCCGAGCAACTGGCGAACAGCATGAATGATGAATGTGAGCAATTAGCGCAATTAATGGACGATCAGAATCGTATCATTCAGCGCTTTCAACAAAGCTTATGA